The Xiphias gladius isolate SHS-SW01 ecotype Sanya breed wild chromosome 7, ASM1685928v1, whole genome shotgun sequence genome window below encodes:
- the mindy4b gene encoding inactive ubiquitin carboxyl-terminal hydrolase MINDY-4B, whose translation RLQSDVSVRLADVGKEEEQEEAPPPCRTLPPLCSIPRRLVISPSLGGTPVTPRLTESLRRILFGGTFHVFNYEWRKSFFQFRELNSELAYALETDRGGARAIQMVVQARIIKHLLFSRNSSSDGHMLHSLTEIGPRDQERALAAALSDSLWLAGQEVSATVTLVTEDYCITPHLDYKLDNFTERLQLFTFNGKDDVRKFILEHIQCFKEEGSHGVILFLYSLICSRTVDRVKEDLDSTTSHLLYLSLGNFVCRQALLNLLLTGRASPHVFNGMLYFGEDGLPLEPPLQGILSRSDVGYLHWSREQVERDRLPQVGSMLKTPRFPVWVCCINSSYSVLFSLNRSLLSDWKTEHLFHLYYYNGQNSQKTAARLTVGEDHSHTGSDTHSHHWEASSRDSDGDPEKRFPSLEMTIRTKWDGAVIDWDQTLPFY comes from the exons aGGCTGGCGGATgtggggaaggaggaggagcaggaggaggccCCTCCACCCTGCAGGACCCTCCCACCTCTCTGCTCCATCCCCAGGAGACTGGTCATCTCCCCGAGCCTCGGAGGAACACCGGTCACCCCCCGGCTGACTGAG agcctGAGGAGGATTCTGTTTGGTGGAACGTTTCACGTCTTCAACTACGAGTGGAGGAAATCTTTCTTTCAGTTCAGAGAGCTGAACTCAGAGTTAGCCTACGCTCTGGAGACTGACAGG GGCGGGGCCCGGGCCATTCAGATGGTCGTCCAGGCTCGTATCATTAAACACCTGCTATTCAGCCGTAATAGCAGCTCAGATGGACACATGCTGCACAG TCTGACTGAGATAGGACCAAGGGATCAGGAGAGGGCGTTGGCAGCAGCATTGTCCGACAGCCTCTGGTTGGCCGGCCAGGAGGTCAGTGCCACAGTTACCTTGGTAACCGAAGACTACTGCATCACTCCTCACCTGGACTACAAACTGGACAACTTCACAGAGAGG TTGCAGCTGTTCACATTTAACGGGAAAGACGACGTCAGGAAGTTCATCCTGGAGCACATACAATGT TTTAAGGAGGAGGGGAGTCACGGAGTCATCCTGTTCCTGTACAGCCTCATCTGCTCCCGCACAGTCGACAG GGTGAAGGAGGATCTGGACTCTACCACCTCCCACCTGCTTTACCTCAGTCTGGGCAACTTCGTCTGTCGTCAG GCTTTGCTGAACCTGCTACTGACTGGCAGGGCTAGTCCTCATGTCTTCAATGGGATGCTGTACTTTGGGGAGGACGGTCTGCCTCTGGAGCCCCCCTTGCAGGGCATCCTGAGCCGCAGTGATGTGGGATATCTGCACTGGAGCCGAGAgcaggtggagagagacagactgccTCAG GTGGGCAGCATGCTGAAGACGCCCCGGTTTCCAGTCTGGGTCTGCTGCATAAACAGCAGCTACTCGGTTCTGTTCAGTCTGAACCGCTCGCTGCTGTCCGACTGGAAGACGGAGCATCTGTTCCACCTGTACTACTACAACGGCCAGAACTCACAGAAAACCGCAGCCAGGCTCACCGTCGGTGAGGACCACAGTCATACTGGGTCAG ATACCCACTCCCACCACTGGGAGGCGTCATCCAGAGACTCAGACGGAGATCCAGAGAAAAGGTTTCCTTCACTGGAAATGACCATCAGGACCAAGTGGGACGGAGCGGTTATCGACTGGGACCAAACTTTACCTTTCTACTGA
- the tsen34 gene encoding tRNA-splicing endonuclease subunit Sen34, whose protein sequence is MEERGPSSSRVVGLGLCDGAALLWRVEDLKTVRSQGLVGALLGSLPRTPRQNGRLGRPLLLLPEEERLLTERHAAAALPGADQDVGGVELRQRVEQYEEEQQRSYEEQSVLALEDRKSALLRAMTSSHTGSGSGTSEEALRGRLEALTGRASSSPSSGDPLRFHAHFIAVCLSLDESVSLLDVLAVARLGSNVKKTVLLCSPGTDGGVLYTSLQWSGMV, encoded by the exons ATGGAGGAGCGGGGCCCGTCTTCGTCTCGTGTCGTTGGTCTCGGTCTGTGTGACGGGGCCGCCCTGCTGTGGAGGGTGGAGGACCTGAAGACGGTCAGGTCTCAGGGTCTGGTGGGGGCTCTGCTGGGTTCGCTGCCCCGGACCCCCCGACAGAACGGGCGACTGGGAAGACCCCTGCTACTGCTgccagaggaggagagactgcTGACCGAACGCCACGCCGCTGCCGCGTTACCGGGCGCTGACCAG GATGTCGGAGGGGTCGAGCTCCGTCAGCGGGTGGAGCAGTacgaggaggagcagcagaggagttACGAGGAGCAGAGTGTCCTCGCTCTGGAGGACAGGAAGTCAGCGCTGCTCCGAGCCATGACCTCGTCGCACACAG GTTCAGGCTCTGGGACCTCAGAGGAGGCCCTGCGGGGCCGCCTGGAGGCCCTGACCGGCCGAG cttcatcttctccttctTCAGGTGACCCTCTTCGTTTCCACGCCCACTTCATcgccgtctgtctctctctggacGAGTCCGTCTCTCTGCTGGACGTCCTCGCTGTGGCTCGTCTAGGATCCAACGTGAAGAAGACCGTCCTGCTCTGCTCACCGGGGACGGACGGAGGAGTGCTGTACACTTCATTACAGTGGAGCGGGATGGTGTAA